Below is a window of Culturomica massiliensis DNA.
GGAAAAACGGATTTGAGTATTGATTTGGCCCGGCATTTCGGGACTTCGATTCTGTCCTGTGATTCCAGGCAGATGTACAGGGAAATGCGGATCGGTACTGCGGTTCCGGAGAAAAAACAGCTGACAGCCGTACCTCATTTTTTTATACATACGCTGTCTGTGCACGACTATTATAATTCCTGGCAATTTGAGCAACAGGCTTTGGCAAAAATCCATGAATTACACCGGACAAGGGATGTCGTCCTGATGGTCGGCGGTTCGATGATGTATATCGATGCCGTGTGTAAAGGCATAGACGATATACCGACGATAGACCCGAAACTCCGGGAGGATTTGATGCAACGGTATGCAGAGGAAGGATTGGCTGCTATACAGACGATGTTGAAAAGCCTGGATCCGGTGTTTTATGAGGTTGTCGATTTGAATAATGCCAAACGGGTGCTGCATGCCGTGGAAGTATGTCTGATGGCGGGAAAACCCTATTCTTCGCTGCGTACCAACACCCCTAAAGACCGGGGATTCCGGATCATCAGGATCGGCTTGAACCGGGATAAACAGGAATTGTACGATCGGATTGATAAACGGGTGGACATGATGCTGGCGGAAGGCCTGGAAGAAGAAGCCCGGGCCCTTTTGCCGTACCGGAATCTGAATCCTTTGAATACGGTCGGATATAAGGAATTTTTCGATTATTTTGAAGGGAAAACAGACTATGACGAAGCGGTACGTCTGATTAAACGCAATTCGCGGCGGTATGCCAAAAAACAACTTTCCTGGTTCCGAAGGGACGCAGATATTTCCTGGTTTTATCCGGAAGAAAAAGAGCAGATACTGACATTTGTCGAAAGTAAAATTACACACTGGGACGGACTCATTGTGTAATTTTTGATCGGTGATTAATTGTCGGGATGTAAGGTTTATAAGGATTTGTAGTTCTGGATTCAGAAAGGGCGGGCGGGGAAAATCCGGTGTTTT
It encodes the following:
- the miaA gene encoding tRNA (adenosine(37)-N6)-dimethylallyltransferase MiaA, producing the protein MEKTLIVLLGPTGVGKTDLSIDLARHFGTSILSCDSRQMYREMRIGTAVPEKKQLTAVPHFFIHTLSVHDYYNSWQFEQQALAKIHELHRTRDVVLMVGGSMMYIDAVCKGIDDIPTIDPKLREDLMQRYAEEGLAAIQTMLKSLDPVFYEVVDLNNAKRVLHAVEVCLMAGKPYSSLRTNTPKDRGFRIIRIGLNRDKQELYDRIDKRVDMMLAEGLEEEARALLPYRNLNPLNTVGYKEFFDYFEGKTDYDEAVRLIKRNSRRYAKKQLSWFRRDADISWFYPEEKEQILTFVESKITHWDGLIV